The genomic interval GAAAGTAGCTAGTGTAGCGGCCAGTTGGTGCAGACCTCCACCACTGATACTTAGAGGTGACTACATGACAAGATGGTTTGGGTGGTAAACACCTGGGAAGTTACTTATTTACCCTCtgcttttcattatattttttagtttattatatttttggaTGGTATCTAGTCACTCTTTATATacccaaagaagatattcagtcAATGATTTGTTATAGTAACTCCACCTTATTTATCCGGGTAGGTTTAGGTCACCTGAATATTTAATCTGGgcttttcccaggtggcactagtgttaacttgcctgccaatacaagagatacaagagacgtgagtttgatcgctgggtcgggaagatccctggaggagggcatggcaacccactccagtattcttgcctggagaatcccatggacagaggagcctggtgggctactgtccacggggtcaaaaggagttggacacgactgagtgactgagcagcatAGTACTCACAAATACGTAATCATATTTCACTCTTCTTTCCTAATTCTCATTGTTGTTCAAAACAGAATTTTGAGAATTGAAGCCATTTTTCAATACCAATACAAACCAAAGAAAGTACTGTAGTATTTTATCTGTGCACTGTTCGTTCAAATAGTCTGGGAAGTGTAGGCTCTCTGGATCAAAAGATCAGGTCCTAGTATGAATTCTGGTCCTGACCCCCTGAGGTTGACGCCAAAACCTCAGCCTCTGTGCACCAGTACTGAATCAAATCTTGGAGACAGTTTTGGGTGAagaagaatagctttattgcttttcccacaattggctttttttttttttttttaactttactgtTTCCATTTGATCCAAGGCTTGGGAAAAGCCTCCAGGGTGTTAAAAAGCTGCCTagtagctttattttcttgggctccaaaatcgctgtggACAGTGaacgcagccatgaaattacaagatgcttgctccttggaagaaaagctatgacaaacctagacagcatatttaaaaagcagagacatcattttgctgacaaaggtccatataatcaaaggtatggtttttccagtagtcatgtaaggttGTGAAGGTTGGACTTTGTgctgaaaattgacattttcaaactatgatgctggagaagattcttgagagtccctttaacagcaaggagatcaaatccgtcaatcgtaaaggaaatcaaccctgaatgttctttggaaggacagatgctgaagctccaaatctttggccacctgatgcaaagagccaactcattggaaaaggcccggatgatggaaaagattgcgggcaggaggagaaggggcaacagaggatgagatggttacatggcatcactgactaacagacacgagtttgagtaaactcggggagatagtggacagggaagtctagggtgctgctgtctgtggggttgccaagagtcagacacgactgagtgaacaacagtGGCTGCAGTGAGAGGCTTCACGCAGAAGCCCTGAgattggaggtggggtgggggtcactCCTCAAAGGCTCCTGGCCTCCTGCAGGTGAGATACTTACGCTGCCCAGCCTGGGGACCAGTCGGCCTGCGGAGGTTGGTCAGGTGGTCTCCCATCCTCCTGATGACTTTCACCACCTCGCTGGGGAAGTAGACCTCCAGGAAGTGACAGAAGCGGGGGCCTGCACAGGCAGAAAACAGGCCACGCAGATCATAAAGGGCCTGCTTCAGGTTCTTCTCTATGAGCAGGGCGTCCTCGAGCGTCCTGGGCTGTGCCCTACTCATGTGGGAAAGCTTCTCCACTTCCAGGAAGGGGGCACAGCCACTGCTCTGCTTTTGCATTGGGGAGAGGGTATTGGTACCCTCGAGTTTCTCCAAGGCCAACTTGCAGAAAAACTCGCCCAAGTCATCCAGAGCCACAACTTTGCGGTTGAAAGGGGAGCCCAGAGACAGGTAGGTGCGGCAGGCCTGCAGATGCAGGTCCAGAAGGTGCTGGATGACGGCCTCCACCTCGGGGGGAAAATCCAGGTGAATCTGGAAACTCACGGCTGATCGGTAACAAGGAGTTAAGCTCAATAACTGGAGTTGGCTGCTCCGGGTGTTGGAGGACAGCTAAGGGGCTGACTCCGAAGGCTGAGGCTGGAAAGAAGGTCCCAGTGTGGTCGgaggctggaggaaggggtgtCCCTGGGTCTGGTCTGTCCAAGCACTGTCGAAGCAAGACAGAGATCTGCGGGAATGCCGAGTGCAAGGGGGCCCTGGGCGAGCGCCTGCCCTCCAAAGCCGTATGCCCCAACCCGGGAAGCCTTGGTGAGTTTTTACAGCAATGGTTTGAGGGCAGGGTTCCTGATGAGATTCGGGTGTGccgaggggcttcccttgtagctcagttggtaaagaatctccctgtaatccaggagatctgggtttgattcctggattgggagaaggaaatggcaaccaactccagtactcttgcctggagaatcccatggatggaggagcctggcgggctatagtccacggggtcacaagagttggacatgacttagtgactaaaccatgaCCACAGGGCCTAAactcctttaatctggcctcaggggCTCTTCTCTGTCTGGAATGCGGAGAAATTCCATTTGCTGGGAGTTTTAGCGTTATAAAGAGCTTAAAGATAATGTTATGTGTATCCCCTAGTGGTTCAGCCACACAGTTGTGCCCCACTTtctgggaccccacggactgcagcacgccaggctcccctgtccttcactagttcccagagtttgctcaaactcatgtccatcgagtcagtgatgccatccaaccatctcatcctctgccgtccccttctcctgctcctgccctccatctttcccagcatcttggtcctgaggcagaggcagaggctgtCTGTTTCTTGACTGCTCTTCCCTGGTCTTTgcactctcctcccttccctgattagcctGACAGTTCAAGTCTGCCCTTtgggactcagggaaggtcatggaggctggagcaTTTTCCCTACAAGAATCTGGGggacaggacttctctggtgtctcagtggttaagaatctgctttccaatgcaggggacgtgggtccgatcctgggttggggagcTGAGAGCCCACCTGCTAGGGGGCAACCAAGCCTGAGCCACAACTAGTAAGCCCCCGCTTGCCTCAATGAAGAGTCCACGCacgcagtgaagacccagtgaagccacaaattacagaattaaataaaatgtaaaaaagaaaggcttccttgcccaggagccccacaggatcCTTGCTTCAAGGTCACTATACATTTTGCTAATCCTGGTGGAAGCACATGTGAGATTCACCCTGAGTATTGTgatccgggcttcccaggtggctatcatggtaaagaacccgcctgccaatgcaggagacgcaagagacgtgggttcgatccctgagtcgggaagatcccctggaggaggacatggcaacccactgcagtattcttgcctggagaatcccagggacagaggagcctggtgggctacagtccatggggttgcacagagtcagacacgcctgaagcgacttagcacgcattgTGATGAAGGGCAGGTAGGCGATACGTAAGAAAGGACTTGGGGAGAGCGCCGGGCTCTTTCTAAACATCCGTGTCCATCACGCAGCTCGCTGAGCAGCCGCCTCTTCTGTGCCGTcagcctgccccctcctccatcAACATGTCCTTCATGCCTCCTGACTGCTGGTCGCCCCGGCGGTCTCATGAGCCGGATACGTGTGCCAGCCAGCCCTTCCGTGCCCGCTGCATTCAGCATCTGGACTTCTGGTGGTGTGCCAATCTTAATGAAGTTGTCTTGTTTTCTGAGTACCTTTGGACACCTAAGGGCAGAATGACTGAGCCGGGGTGTatgataatgataaaatatgGCACAGGGCTGGGTCAGTTGTAGCCTGAGTTGAGTTTGACATGACCTGATGAGATTTCTTGACGTATAATCTGCTCCTTTTGCTCCTTTTAGAAAAGAGCCTTTGGCATCGACTACCCAGAATTGCACGTCTAGGAGACAACATTAATTTGTATGGCATGACTCACGCTGAATAAGAACAAGTTTGTAGTCAAGAACCATGCATTCCCAGTTAATTAATCGCCCTTGTAACTGTTGGGGTGGATTATCGGTTAGTCACACACATTTTTCTGTCCCCAGAATGAAGGCAGGTGTGCCACTTTAGTTCACTGTATGATTTTTCATGCCTGAATCAGCCTACTCTGCCTCTGCTGTTTTCACACCCTCTTCATTAAGCTCTGTCTAAATACTTAACTGTCCGAGTGTGTTATTATCAAGCAAGACTCTCCACAAATATTTCGAAACTGATTTAGTTAGTGCCTT from Cervus canadensis isolate Bull #8, Minnesota chromosome 9, ASM1932006v1, whole genome shotgun sequence carries:
- the LOC122447040 gene encoding ferritin light chain-like — its product is MLNAAGTEGLAGTRIRLMRPPGRPAVRRHEGHVDGGGGRLTAQKRRLLSELPVSFQIHLDFPPEVEAVIQHLLDLHLQACRTYLSLGSPFNRKVVALDDLGEFFCKLALEKLEGTNTLSPMQKQSSGCAPFLEVEKLSHMSRAQPRTLEDALLIEKNLKQALYDLRGLFSACAGPRFCHFLEVYFPSEVVKVIRRMGDHLTNLRRPTGPQAGQRKYLTCRRPGAFEE